CCATTGCAGCGCAGCTTGTTGGGCAACTTGTCGAAACAGTGGGTGACCGCTGATAGCTTCAGCTTCGATCACATTGCCGGCTTCATCAATCACCACGTTGACGCTCACTGAGCCTTCCAGACGAGCCGCTCGCGCCGCTGCCGGGTACTGAGGCGTCACACGGCGGATAGCCTGACCTTGCAGCACGCCGGTACTAACGCGACGTGGCGTCGTTGGCGGCGGCGGTGGTGCTTCCAGTTTTGGTGCTGCCGGCGGGGGTGGCGGCGGCGTCGCTGTCGGGCTCAGAACTCCGCCGATCACCCCGCCAGGTACACCGCCGACCACGCCGCCGGGTACGCCGCCGGGCACACCACCAGGTACGCCACCAACGACCATCACTTCGGACACCTCTTCCAGGGTTGGTGGGAGCCGCTTCGGTACGACCGTTGGGGCAATGAATCCGGCGGGGATGACAATGGCTTTTTGCACCCTAGCCGGTGCCGTTACCGCTGATGCTGCCGGCGGGGGTGGCGGCGGCGGTGGCGGTGGCGGCGCAATCAGCGTCGCTTCGATGAATGCCTCGGCAAACTTGGGATTAGCCGTCAAAATGCCAACCACGACAATAGCAGAAAGAGCGAGCGCATAAAGAAAGGCCGTCAGAAGGAAGAACCATCTGACCGAACTTTTGTGCCTTCGCACGCCTGATTCGATGAGCGATTGTTCAAACATAGCGCCTCACTCCTATTGACGCATCATGGTGGCGGATAGTTCCCCATGCCATGACATAAATGAAAGGGCAAGTTGCGTGCCACATGATGGCAAGCGGGCTGGTGATCTATCAGGCCGCAGCGGTTGGTGTTAGAGCGCGCGATGATTGATACGCACCGCTGATTCGCGCCTTTTCTGTGCCGTTACTCGCACTGGCTGCGTACAATGCCCCACAGCCGCGCCAGCGGGCAGTGACGTTTGCTGCGGTTGTGGCGCTAACGTCTGTCGCCGGTTGTAGTAAAGTGGCGCTGCGTGAGAGTTTCAGCAATGGTATGAGCTTTGCCTATTGATTAACTCCGTCGTAATTCTGAATGGGGAGGTTGGCATGGAGCAAACAGAGGCACGATATGGCGATTCGACAATGGCGATTCATGGTGGAAGAAGAATTACGGATGCCGCCCGCGCCTTGAGTATGCCACTCTATTTGACTTCAACGTTCGCATTTGATAGCGCTGAACAAGGAGCCGAACTCTTTGCTCATCGCGCGGACGGCTACATCTATTCACGCTTGGGGAACCCCACGGTCGAAGCGACCGCCTCGAAAATAGCGGCCTTGGAAGGCGGCCAAGCGGCGCTGTTGACCAGTTCGGGCATGGCAGCCGTTTCGACGGTGCTTTGTTCGTTGTTAGCGCCCGGACAACAAGTCGTGGCCGGACGTGTCCTATATGGAAGCACGCTGGTGTTGCTCAATCGAATGGAGCGACGCTGTGGCATGAGCGTGCGGCACGTAGATGCCACCAATCTGGATGACGTCCGCTCGGCCGTTGGATTGATGACCCGCGTGGTCTATATTGAGACGCCTGACAATCCATTGTTGGGCATCGCGGATATTGCTGCCA
The Blastocatellia bacterium DNA segment above includes these coding regions:
- a CDS encoding TonB family protein, with the protein product MFEQSLIESGVRRHKSSVRWFFLLTAFLYALALSAIVVVGILTANPKFAEAFIEATLIAPPPPPPPPPPPAASAVTAPARVQKAIVIPAGFIAPTVVPKRLPPTLEEVSEVMVVGGVPGGVPGGVPGGVVGGVPGGVIGGVLSPTATPPPPPPAAPKLEAPPPPPTTPRRVSTGVLQGQAIRRVTPQYPAAARAARLEGSVSVNVVIDEAGNVIEAEAISGHPLFRQVAQQAALQWKFRPTLLNGIPIRVTGVLIFNFHLGE